A genomic region of Fusarium oxysporum Fo47 chromosome VI, complete sequence contains the following coding sequences:
- a CDS encoding ribosomal protein S5 domain 2-type protein: protein MASNKGLTRTTFAKLSPHPYLLASLDPASDDIRPARSNGRARNESRKPTVNLASLSHAHGSAVVRVGDTTVICGVRGETILTPNIPNYRASNTETELKDYDLLVPNIELATGCAPQFLPGGPPSTLAQTLSTRIYSLLHSSRIIKPDDLRIWHTPPSEDLEDRMEEDEEDTSNENRSVVAYWVLYIDIFFISFDGNPFDAAWAATMAAVRNTKLPGARYDVDREMIICSHKQPRPLNITKIPIACTAVVFTGKETDRPTDGRFWLLVDPDRLEESLCDESVTVVVDCKDGDVKILSISKHGGTALTTQFLTSEQFLGWASKRWEEFNAAITQS, encoded by the coding sequence ATGGCTTCTAATAAAGGACTCACGCGGACGACTTTCGCCAAGCTGTCGCCTCATCCGTATCTgcttgccagccttgatccCGCCTCTGATGATATCCGCCCAGCTCGAAGCAATGGCCGAGCCCGAAACGAATCTCGCAAGCCAACAGTCAACTTAGCGAGCTTGTCACACGCTCATGGGAGTGCTGTTGTTCGCGTCGGCGACACTACCGTCATTTGTGGTGTCCGAGGCGAGACTATCTTAACACCCAACATCCCGAATTATCGTGCCTCCAATACCGAGACCGAGTTGAAAGACTACGACCTCCTGGTGCCCAACATTGAGCTTGCTACAGGTTGCGCTCCTCAGTTCCTCCCAGGTGGTCCACCAAGCACTCTTGCCCAGACTCTCAGCACACGGATATACTCCCTTCTTCACAGCTCCAGAATCATCAAGCCTGATGACCTGCGAATATGGCACACACCACCATCTGAAGACCTTGAAGATCGcatggaagaggatgaagaggacacAAGCAACGAGAACAGATCCGTTGTGGCTTACTGGGTGCTCTACATTGATATATTTTTCATTTCGTTCGATGGAAACCCGTTCGATGCCGCGTGGGCTGCTACAATGGCTGCGGTACGAAACACGAAGCTTCCCGGAGCGCGATACGACGTTGACCGAGAGATGATTATCTGCTCCCACAAACAGCCCCGACCTCTCAATATCACGAAAATTCCAATCGCATGCACAGCAGTTGTCTTTACCGGCAAAGAAACTGACCGACCCACTGACGGCAGGTTCTGGCTACTCGTTGACCCAGACAGACTTGAAGAGTCACTTTGCGATGAGAGTGTAACGGTCGTGGTGGATTGCAAGGACGGAGACGTCAAGATCTTATCCATCTCCAAGCATGGAGGAACTGCCCTGACGACCCAGTTCCTCACATCAGAGCAATTCCTGGGCTGGGCCTCAAAGCGATGGGAGGAGTTCAACGCGGCCATCACCCAATCATAG
- a CDS encoding GDP dissociation inhibitor yields the protein MESLSDTLWDVVISGTGLQQSLLALALSRSGKNILHVDPNDFYGGSEAAFSLQEADEWAEKNRLTEPSQLFSSAEVKRDADALGATRSYSLALAPQLIHSRSKLVTQLVDSKAFRQIEFLAVGSFYIFQPPSDSSSTPSLSRIPSTREDVFSNKSIPARSKRSLMKFLKFVLDFDSEPQIDTWQARADEELAQFLASEFKLDAALQSYIITLTLSHDGKISVRDGLTAINRHLTSMGVFGPGFAAVYPKWGGLSEVAQVGCRAAAVGGAIYMLGSGIKNLKRSEQPDAPLELSFMNDIDVKAKLVVQGADAADSSSIRTSRLTVVTKSNLSPVFELLTDGAPTPAVAVVAFPSGTVTIEDETPYEFPVYAMVHSSDTGECPSGQYVIYLSTVYTTSAKSVLEKALSSLIAAVSNGQDVSSPIYQVYYEQSGGSNSLSVDRDIATFSLPSLGLAFDDSILDSVHEAWKLINADSEGTSADYMQFEDREGGVDDDPFD from the exons atGGAATCCCTCTCAGACACCCTATGGGATGTAGTGATCAGCGGCACTGGGCTACAACAGTCCCTCCTCGCCCT AGCTTTGTCGCGTTCAGGCAAGAATATTCTACACGTCGACCCCAACGACTTCTACGGAGGCAGCGAAGCCGCGTTCAGCCTTCAGGAGGCAGATGAGTGGGCTGAGAAGAATCGGTTGACAGAGCCTTCGCAGTTGTTCTCTTCTGCGGAGGTGAAGCGAGATGCGGACGCTTTAGGTGCTACACGATCCTATAGCTTGGCTCTCGCGCCGCAGCTGATACATTCGCGGTCGAAGCTGGTGACTCAGCTCGTCGACTCGAAAGCATTTCGCCAGATCGAATTTCTTGCTGTCGGTTCCTTCTACATCTTCCAGCCACCTTCAGATTCCTCGTCGACACCGTCGCTCAGTCGGATACCATCGACCCGCGAAGATGTCTTCTCCAACAAGTCCATTCCAGCTCGGTCCAAGCGGTCCCTGATGAAGTTCCTCAAGTTTGTGCTTGACTTTGATTCGGAACCTCAAATCGATACATGGCAGGCGCGTGCTGATGAGGAGTTGGCCCAGTTCCTGGCCTCAGAGTTCAAGCTCGATGCTGCACTTCAATCCTATATCATCACACTGACGCTGAGTCATGATGGGAAAATATCGGTCAGAGATGGCTTGACCGCCATCAACCGACATCTAACATCGATGGGTGTTTTCGGTCCTGGCTTTGCTGCAGTCTATCCAAAATGGGGTGGATTGTCAGAGGTGGCTCAAGTGGGGTGCCGTGCTGCTGCGGTCGGTGGTGCAATATATATGCTGGGATCTGGCATAAAGAATCTGAAACGATCTGAGCAACCCGATGCTCCGTTGGAGCTCTCATTCATGAATGATATCGACGTCAAGGCCAAATTGGTGGTCCAAGGCGCCGATGCAGCTGACTCTAGCAGTATTCGAACCAGCAGGCTCACTGTGGTCACAAAGTCAAACTTGTCTCCGGTCTTTGAACTGCTTACTGACGGCGCTCCCACACCCGCTGTCGCAGTGGTGGCATTTCCTTCGGGCACTGTCACCATTGAGGACGAAACTCCATACGAGTTTCCAGTCTATGCTATGGTACACTCAAGCGACACTGGGGAGTGCCCTTCTGGACAAT ATGTTATATATCTCAGCACTGTCTATACCACATCGGCGAAATCAGTCCTCGAAAAGGCTCTTTCGTCTCTGATTGCCGCTGTTTCCAATGGTCAAGATGTGTCTTCACCCATCTACCAGGTGTACTACGAACAGAGTGGTGGATCAAACTCTTTGAGCGTAGATAGAGACATTGCTACTTTTTCCCTCCCGTCGCTGGGTCTAGCATTCGATGATTCCATCCTTGACTCTGTTCATGAGGCTTGGAAATTGATCAATGCTGACTCGGAGGGCACATCTGCTGATTACATGCAGTTTGAAGATCGAGAGGGTGGAGTGGATGATGATCCCTTCGACTAG
- a CDS encoding Rec8 like protein-domain-containing protein (N terminus of Rad21) gives MFYSHEILSNTQYGVATIWLVATVGKSNQKRLTRKAIQQVNVPKACETIINPGAPLALRLQGNLLYGVSRVYAQQCRYMLSDAEKTQSDMMTFFRVMDTSETDPNAGKSKRHQITLQDDPSFDPLSTIPKLDLLASVDDLVLLSTKFSSQGSVSQMTPMAQGSSSSGWGNSLLNFDIPQSSHSGRSYRLPTDLDHDSPFAKPLHAQDPVEDFNPFGVDISNMPGLDLNFDLDGNLIEFGDMEPQLPPLPGTAAFEEHLQVQAANAAGLGVENGPLGGDNVIIMGEDALPDAELFPKRLVARKATSSAEPSSESVSTEEAKAPLRRQRRRRIRQMVDGKDHVAVTEVRSWSMNYLDNMKANYKSRPATSVAQARHNAKALLFDNGLAGIGRACSGAAHPLAEHFSGMALLAQLQGKNPEQDAEPVTRSRRRVSAEAFEDEQNEARNVRQKVDHANELGRGVDYDMGAIMFGEDIAPEMGMDAAKGLEDRHSSSMAPWSRPPSAAPGSSIRGHCSAQKRFPAPSPLHARGSAIRPIERWSDQLGPQHGSDDLAMLRSQDSSIGDEGFMGDVEFGNGDHTQGSGAVIDASALDFLGYATSRAESKGYTRSCDQADRRWIDFNTLTDELDDPANSKKFASEAFMHVLVLATKNAIAIEQDGIADKKPFGTIRIGLTLPQQEVDVADELA, from the exons ATGTTCTATAGCCACGAGA TCCTCAGCAATACCCAGTATGGGGTTGCCACCATCTG GCTCGTCGCCACCGTGGGCAAGTCTAATCAGAAGCGGTTGACTCGCAAGGCAATTCAACAAGTCAACGTTCCCAAGGCATGCGagaccatcatcaacccAGGAGCCCCGTTAGCTCTTCGTCTCCAGGGGAACCTCCTTTATGGAGTCTCTCGGGTCTATGCCCAGCAGTGCCGTTATATGCTCTCAGACGCTGAAAAGACACAATCTGACATGATGACCTTCTTTCGAGTTATGGACACAAGTGAAACGGACCCAAACGCGGGCAAATCAAA GCGACATCAAATCACCTTGCAGGATGACCCGTCCTTTGATCCTTTGTCGACTATCCCAAAGCTCGACCTTTTGGCTAGCGTTGATGATTTGGTTCTTCTATCCACAAAATTTTCGTCACAGGGCAGTGTCTCTCAAATGACTCCTATGGCTCAAGGTTCCAGCTCTTCAGGTTGGGGCAATTCACTGCTCAACTTCGACATTCCTCAGTCTTCGCATTCTGGCCGAAGCTACCGTCTTCCAACGGATCTTGACCACGATTCTCCTTTCGCAAAACCTTTACATGCGCAGGACCCTGTGGAGGACTTCAATCCGTTCGGTGTAGACATTTCAAATATGCCTGGTCTTGACCTCAACTTTGACCTGGACGGCAACCTCATTGAGTTCGGCGACATGGAACCACAACTCCCTCCCCTTCCTGGGACGGCGGCATTCGAAGAGCATCTCCAGGTTCAAGCTGCCAACGCAGCCGGCCTCGGCGTCGAAAATGGGCCTCTTGGAGGGGACAATGTGATCATCATGGGTGAAGATGCCTTGCCTGACGCTGAGCTTTTCCCCAAGCGTCTTGTTGCCAGAAAAGCCACTTCCTCAGCTGAGCCCAGCTCTGAATCAGTTTCGACTGAGGAAGCCAAAGCACCACTGCGACGACAAAGACGACGTCGAATCCGCCAAATGGTTGATGGCAAGGACCATGTCGCTGTAACAGAGGTTCGAAGCTGGTCTATGAACTATCTTGACAACATGAAGGCCAACTACAAATCCCGTCCTGCTACCTCTGTCGCTCAGGCACGCCACAACGCGAAGGCTCTTCTTTTTGACAATGGGCTTGCGGGTATTGGTAGAGCTTGTTCAGGTGCGGCACACCCTCTCGCAGAACACTTCTCTGGTATGGCTCTCTTGGCGCAGCTACAGGGAAAGAATCCTGAGCAAGATGCAGAACCTGTGACGCGGAGCCGCCGCCGTGTTTCTGCTGAAGCTTTTGAAGACGAGCAGAATGAAGCACGAAATGTCCGTCAGAAGGTAGACCATGCCAACGAGCTTGGGCGTGGTGTTGATTATGACATGGGTGCTATTATGTTTGGTGAAGACATTGCCCCTGAGATGGGAATGGATGCAGCAAAGGGTCTTGAAGATCGGCACTCCTCATCCATGGCTCCCTGGAGTCGTCCTCCCTCTGCTGCACCTGGTTCGTCTATTCGGGGACATTGTAGCGCACAGAAAAGATTCCCTGCTCCAAGTCCTCTGCATGCCCGCGGTAGTGCAATTCGTCCAATTGAGCGCTGGAGTGATCAGCTTGGGCCGCAGCATGGCTCtgacgacttggcgatgctCCGTTCTCAAGATTCTTCTATCGGCGATGAGGGCTTCATGGGTGATGTCGAATTCGGCAATGGCGACCACACACAGGGCTCTGGTGCAGTCATTGATGCCTCTGCTCTTGACTTCTTAGGCTATGCCACTTCTCGTGCGGAGTCCAAAGGATATACTCGTTCTTGCGACCAAGCTGACCGTCGCTGGATCGATTTCAATACTCTTACCGACGAGCTCGATGACCCTGCCAACTCCAAGAAGTTCGCATCGGAGGCTTTCATGCATGTTCTCGTTCTTGCAACTAAGAACGCCATTGCCATCGAGCAAGATGGGATTGCCGACAAAAAGCCCTTCGGCACCATCCGCATTGGCCTCACTCTTCCTCAGCAAGAGGTCGACGTGGCCGACGAGCTGGCCTAA
- a CDS encoding major facilitator superfamily-domain-containing protein, with protein sequence MRNSSLIDQDPEALGPSQQSNSENDTLEPREDQPLLQAPDEDSWKPPRGFVWIQLAIMSNVFLYGLDSTITAATYAIISSEFDAANTASWLTTSYLVTSTAFQPLYGRVSDIFGRRLCFFISTITFAFGCLGCGVAKNIIFLNVMRALTGFGGGGLMTMATIVNSDMIPFRKRGMYQALQNGIYGFGAISGASFGGSIADHIGWRWCFLFQVPVSILALIIGALVVSDQSGGFSLDGNLGTVWHRVDFSGSLLLVVAISVQLVGLSLGGNELPWGSPWVIGALIGSVFLFSLFLFVEEKTSAIPVIPLRLLQGRLPIATQCANVCAGMAAYGYLFMLPLFFQVVLLDSATTAGARLAIPSLATPIGGLIAGVVMSRWGKLLTLVRTGALFMVLGNGLVTLLQFQDSKWKYFVYVFPANLGQGIIYPGILFTSLASFDHADHAVTASTVYLIRSLGTVWGVSVTSAIVQTTLSGRLPDALSEVPDKWRVIEQIRHSVDYIRQLPPDVQLKTRLVYYDGLRYAFGASTAVALLGLCAALIASGTSLRTTHK encoded by the exons ATGAGGAACTCGTCTCTCATAGATCAAGATCCTGAAGCATTGGGCCCTTCACAGCAAAGCAACAGTGAAAATGATACCCTGGAGCCTCGCGAGGATCAAccgcttcttcaagctcCCGATGAAGACAGTTGGAAACCTCCTCGTGGGTTCGTCTGGATCCAGTTGGCAATTATGTCGAATGTCTTCCTCTACGGCCTCGATAGTACGATCACCGCTGCGACTTATGCCATCATCAGCTCCGAGTTTGATGCCGCAAACACAGCTTCATGGTTAACTACATCGTATCTTGTCACTAGCACAGCGTTCCAACCTCTCTATGGCAGAGTATCTGATATCTTTGGACGACGGTTGTGCTTCTTCATTTCGACTATTACTTTTGCCTTTGGATGTCTTGGATGTGGTGTTGCGAAAAACATCATCTTTCTCAATGTCATGAGAGCATTGACTGGCTTTGGCGGTGGAGGCTTGATGACAATGG CCACTATCGTCAATTCGGACATGATTCCTTTTAGAAAGCGCGGCATGTATCAGGCTCTTCAGAACGGTATCTATGGCTTTGGAGCTATTTCTGGAGCTTCCTTTGGTGGCTCGATTGCCGACCATATTGGCTGGAGATGGTGTTTTCTCTTTCAGGTGCCAGTGTCAATCCTGGCTCTGATCATTGGAGCTCTAGTCGTCTCTGATCAGTCTGGGGGTTTCTCGCTCGATGGCAATCTAGGTACTGTCTGGCACAGAGTCGACTTCTCTGGGTCACTTCTCCTCGTTGTAGCTATCTCGGTTCAACTTGTGGGACTCAGCCTGGGAGGAAACGAGCTTCCCTGGGGTAGTCCTTGGGTGATTGGAGCCTTGATTGGGAGCGTTttcttgttttctcttttcctcttcgtTGAGGAAAAGACGAGTGCCATCCCAGTTATTCCTCTCCGCTTGCTGCAAGGACGGTTACCAATTGCAACGCAGTGTGCAAACGTCTGCGCAGGCATGGCTGCATATGGG TACCTATTCATGCTTCCACTTTTCTTTCAGGTTGTTCTGCTTGACTCAGCCACCACAGCCGGTGCTCGACTTGCAATTCCTTCACTAGCAACTCCAATTGGCGGTCTTATTGCTGGTGTGGTTATGTCTCGTTGGGGCAAGCTACTTACTCTTGTGCGCACTGGAGCTCTGTTCATGGTGCTAGGCAACGGCTTGGTGACCTTACTCCAGTTTCAAGATTCGAAGTGGAAGTACTTTGTCTATGTCTTTCCCGCAAACCTTGGTCAAGGCATTATCTATCCTGGTATACTGTTTACTTCACTCGCCTCATTCGACCACGCCG ACCACGCTGTCACGGCCTCGACAGTGTACCTCATCCGCTCGCTAGGAACCGTCTGGGGTGTTTCAGTCACATCTGCCATCGTTCAGACTACACTCAGCGGTCGTCTGCCGGATGCATTGAGTGAGGTACCAGATAAATGGAGA GTTATTGAGCAAATCAGACACTCTGTTGACTACATCCGTCAATTACCTCCCGATGTGCAACTCAAGACACGTCTGGTTTACTATGATGGTTTGAGATATGCCTTTGGCGCCTCGACTGCCGTAGCCCTTCTAGGACTCTGCGCCGCCTTGATTGCCAGCGGAACTAGCCTTCGAACAACTCACAAGTAG